A genomic window from Bdellovibrio sp. SKB1291214 includes:
- a CDS encoding CheR family methyltransferase encodes MFSKMTVENVQRHLLLEGIFLKYGFDFRKYTEASVTRRIEVMLGKYNIPTEADLLARLLNDEEFFKKIMPLFTVNTSEMFRDPSFFKALRTHVVPVLSTYPNLNIWIAGCSTGEEVYSLQILLHEEGLLERSTIYATDINPIALKKARDGVYDLESIRVFTKNYVESGGLKSPSDYYTVNYNRARMIPELRERVVFSEHNLATGEGFVEAHLILCRNVLIYFTRELQERVFKLFLDSLAPRAFLGLGSKESIRFSACAEAFNELDKENKIYQKARLQHATHRG; translated from the coding sequence ATGTTTTCTAAAATGACGGTTGAAAACGTCCAACGTCACTTGCTGCTGGAAGGTATTTTTTTGAAGTATGGTTTTGACTTCAGAAAATACACAGAAGCGTCTGTGACCCGACGTATTGAGGTCATGTTAGGTAAATACAATATCCCGACAGAGGCAGACCTTTTGGCTCGCCTTCTGAATGATGAAGAGTTTTTTAAAAAGATCATGCCGCTTTTCACGGTTAATACCAGTGAGATGTTTCGTGATCCCAGCTTCTTTAAAGCACTGCGTACTCATGTAGTGCCTGTGCTGAGCACCTATCCGAATTTAAATATTTGGATCGCAGGCTGCAGCACGGGAGAGGAAGTTTATAGTTTGCAAATTTTGTTGCATGAAGAGGGCTTGCTTGAAAGAAGCACGATCTATGCAACGGACATCAATCCCATTGCTCTTAAAAAAGCTCGGGACGGTGTCTATGATTTGGAAAGTATCCGCGTGTTCACTAAGAACTACGTGGAGTCTGGCGGATTGAAATCGCCTTCAGACTACTACACCGTGAACTATAATCGTGCACGGATGATTCCCGAACTGCGTGAACGGGTTGTGTTTTCAGAACACAACCTGGCCACGGGCGAGGGCTTCGTAGAGGCTCACTTGATTTTATGTCGGAACGTTTTGATCTATTTTACACGCGAGCTTCAAGAGAGAGTCTTCAAACTGTTTCTTGATTCGCTCGCACCCCGTGCTTTCCTGGGATTGGGAAGCAAAGAGTCCATTCGATTCTCCGCTTGCGCGGAAGCGTTTAATGAACTCGATAAGGAAAACAAAATCTATCAGAAGGCGCGCCTCCAGCACGCCACTCATAGGGGATGA
- a CDS encoding response regulator produces the protein MKTFTNRSVTGLNSVFLSVIAVMVLNSLFLYTAFRNQKADAERVLHSNQVVIEIESVISYAKDAETGMRGYLLTGNKEYLEPYYAGISSSNAAIARLQELVKDNSTQLGHLKSLQTILKSRFEVLEENIEKFQVAGPLSRKGTLNEGKVLMDQARGVVVQMRTEERRLLDMRRDDAEKSQIYVLMSLIGSGLLNVILAAIAYYIIRRRQVILNIEAQARERELALKNRIAQLSQLVAQDFDAATLSKKLLSFISDELHIPAATMYVHRGDSLESCAHYARVTDTLLTAPLTQVPLNVGLVGEAYNKTEIVEINNLPENYFWIGSSLGKSQPTTLVLVPLISLGKPVGVMELALFDKLTEHQLNFLEQCSELVATGLASSESRGHLENLLDTTQLQAQELQTQQEELRSANEDLEEQARMLEKQQDVVNTRNNELEKINQYKSDFLAKMSHELRTPLNSLLILSTLLRENKEGNLSEQQKNFAGTIYDAGNDLLNLINDILDLSKIEARKLVIRSERFSLKSMTEQLLSTFKPQAEKKGLDIRVSLDRDAEDLILETDGQRLGQILRNFMSNAVKFTETGSVEIKGHNFKNGMIDISVKDTGIGINPEQRATIFEAFEQGNNQISRKYGGTGLGLTISKELAELLGGHIVVHSEEGKGSEFTIRLPIVLPSEIVPAAKSSIDINISKGTGFQQEVRPPAADEVENILKTIHGDKRTLLIVEDDERFSGLVAQAARDHEFMPIQVTSGETALQLLERFTPTAIMLDIKLPGVSGFGVLETLKKIPQLRHVPVHMISALDYPQQTLRMGAMGYLGKPVTMDQIHSAVEQLKNIAAESTKKLLIVEDNKVQREAIAALLQGPDVELTSVETGEEALKEVLSKTFDCLVLDLSLPDMTGNDFLEKLHKLDHPIPPVIVYTAKQVSKREEEYLRKYSESIILKGARSPERLLDEVSLFLHRVSDTLPMQQQQMLSGLQGENDHFDGRKLLIVDDDMRNIFALTHVLESKGFKVDAARDGQEALEMAQKDCTYDAILMDLMMPRMDGFESMERIRSLQDHTETPIIALTAKAMKGDHEKALSAGANDYLSKPINIGNLFSVLRVWLRERDVF, from the coding sequence ATGAAAACATTCACGAATCGTAGCGTAACTGGTTTGAATTCGGTGTTCTTGTCCGTCATCGCAGTGATGGTTTTGAATTCCCTATTTTTGTACACAGCATTCCGCAATCAAAAAGCTGATGCTGAACGAGTTCTTCATTCCAACCAAGTAGTCATCGAAATTGAAAGCGTGATTTCTTACGCCAAAGATGCTGAAACGGGCATGCGCGGATATCTGTTAACGGGTAACAAAGAATATCTTGAACCTTACTATGCAGGCATCTCGTCTTCCAACGCAGCCATTGCGCGCCTGCAAGAACTTGTGAAAGATAATTCAACTCAGCTGGGACATCTAAAATCCTTGCAAACAATTCTGAAATCTCGCTTTGAGGTCTTAGAAGAAAATATTGAAAAATTCCAAGTCGCAGGTCCCTTAAGCCGCAAAGGTACATTGAACGAAGGTAAAGTTCTGATGGATCAGGCCCGCGGCGTCGTGGTGCAAATGCGCACCGAAGAGCGCCGTCTATTGGACATGCGCCGAGACGATGCGGAAAAATCCCAAATTTACGTATTGATGTCATTAATTGGCTCAGGTTTGCTCAATGTCATCCTGGCTGCGATTGCTTACTATATTATCCGTCGTCGCCAAGTCATTTTGAACATTGAAGCTCAAGCCCGCGAACGTGAACTTGCTTTGAAAAATCGTATCGCCCAACTATCACAGCTTGTTGCTCAAGACTTTGATGCGGCCACGTTGTCTAAAAAATTGTTATCTTTCATCAGTGATGAGCTTCATATCCCTGCAGCTACGATGTACGTTCACCGCGGCGACAGCTTGGAAAGCTGTGCACACTATGCTCGTGTCACGGATACACTGCTCACCGCTCCCCTTACGCAAGTTCCTTTGAATGTTGGTCTGGTGGGTGAAGCATACAACAAAACAGAAATTGTCGAGATCAACAACCTTCCAGAAAACTACTTCTGGATCGGTTCAAGCTTAGGAAAATCTCAACCAACGACACTGGTACTTGTACCCCTAATAAGTTTAGGTAAGCCCGTGGGCGTTATGGAATTAGCGCTTTTTGATAAACTTACCGAGCATCAGCTCAATTTCTTAGAACAATGTTCTGAACTCGTTGCTACGGGACTTGCCTCTTCTGAAAGCCGTGGACACTTGGAAAATCTTTTAGATACGACTCAGTTGCAAGCTCAAGAGTTGCAAACACAACAAGAAGAGCTGCGTTCCGCAAACGAGGACCTGGAAGAACAAGCTCGCATGCTAGAAAAGCAGCAAGACGTTGTGAACACTCGTAATAACGAGCTTGAAAAAATCAATCAGTACAAATCAGATTTCTTGGCAAAGATGTCCCACGAACTTCGTACGCCATTGAATAGCTTGCTGATTCTGTCTACCCTCCTGCGTGAAAACAAAGAGGGCAATCTTTCAGAACAACAGAAAAACTTTGCGGGCACAATTTACGATGCCGGCAATGACTTGCTAAATTTGATCAACGATATTTTGGATCTCTCTAAAATCGAAGCTCGTAAACTAGTGATTCGTTCTGAACGCTTTTCATTAAAGAGCATGACAGAACAGTTGCTATCGACGTTCAAACCTCAAGCCGAGAAAAAAGGTTTGGATATTCGTGTAAGTCTAGACCGCGATGCCGAAGATCTTATTTTGGAAACAGATGGACAACGTCTTGGTCAAATCCTGCGTAACTTTATGTCGAATGCTGTGAAATTCACGGAAACTGGTTCCGTGGAAATCAAAGGCCATAACTTCAAAAATGGCATGATTGACATCTCTGTGAAGGACACCGGTATTGGTATTAATCCCGAGCAGCGTGCGACAATCTTTGAAGCATTTGAACAGGGTAATAACCAAATCAGTCGCAAATACGGCGGAACTGGATTGGGTTTAACCATCTCTAAAGAATTGGCAGAGCTTTTGGGTGGCCACATTGTTGTGCACTCTGAAGAGGGCAAAGGCAGTGAATTTACAATCCGTCTGCCGATCGTTTTACCAAGCGAAATTGTTCCTGCGGCAAAATCGAGTATCGACATCAATATCTCTAAAGGCACAGGCTTCCAACAAGAAGTCCGTCCCCCAGCAGCAGACGAAGTCGAGAATATTCTTAAAACTATTCACGGTGACAAGCGCACATTGTTAATCGTTGAAGATGATGAAAGATTCAGTGGGCTAGTTGCTCAAGCCGCTCGCGATCACGAGTTTATGCCTATTCAAGTGACTTCTGGTGAGACCGCACTGCAATTGCTAGAGCGCTTCACTCCGACAGCCATCATGCTGGACATCAAACTTCCAGGTGTCAGTGGGTTTGGAGTTTTGGAAACATTGAAAAAGATTCCACAGCTTCGCCACGTCCCTGTTCATATGATTTCAGCGCTGGATTATCCTCAGCAAACGTTGCGTATGGGTGCCATGGGTTACCTTGGAAAACCCGTGACTATGGATCAAATCCATAGCGCCGTTGAACAACTTAAAAACATCGCTGCGGAATCCACGAAAAAACTTTTGATTGTCGAAGACAACAAAGTTCAACGTGAAGCCATCGCCGCACTTCTTCAGGGACCGGATGTTGAATTAACTTCAGTGGAAACCGGAGAAGAGGCTTTAAAAGAAGTTTTATCAAAAACATTCGATTGCCTGGTCTTGGACCTTTCATTGCCGGATATGACAGGAAATGACTTCCTTGAAAAACTGCACAAGCTGGATCACCCGATTCCACCGGTGATCGTCTATACAGCGAAACAGGTCAGCAAGCGCGAAGAAGAATATCTGCGCAAATACTCGGAAAGTATTATTCTGAAGGGTGCCCGTTCTCCAGAAAGACTTTTGGATGAAGTCAGTCTTTTCTTGCACCGAGTATCCGATACCTTGCCGATGCAGCAACAACAAATGCTATCAGGCCTTCAAGGTGAAAACGATCACTTCGATGGACGTAAGCTTTTGATTGTGGACGATGACATGAGAAACATCTTTGCCCTGACTCACGTTCTGGAAAGCAAAGGCTTTAAAGTCGATGCCGCTCGTGACGGTCAGGAAGCGTTAGAGATGGCTCAAAAAGACTGTACTTACGACGCTATCTTGATGGACTTGATGATGCCACGTATGGATGGTTTTGAGTCGATGGAGCGCATCCGTAGCCTGCAAGATCATACAGAGACTCCGATCATCGCCTTAACTGCTAAAGCGATGAAGGGCGATCATGAAAAAGCCCTCTCAGCCGGAGCGAATGATTACCTCTCCAAACCTATCAATATTGGGAACTTGTTTTCTGTCTTGAGAGTTTGGTTGCGTGAAAGGGATGTTTTCTAA
- a CDS encoding choice-of-anchor D domain-containing protein: MKAHLLLAASLFLTVPVFAQEMDAFENSEEAVVSITEDSVTVLETYNYNFGWVKKNKSESARFRLRNDGNYPFYINDIDTWGKYFSHTENCGGVLWPGQSCRATVKFAPKKVGSWSGSLRFDLVGRSDINVNLSGWCYNY, from the coding sequence GTGAAAGCGCATTTGTTATTAGCGGCATCTCTATTTCTAACTGTTCCCGTTTTTGCACAAGAAATGGATGCTTTTGAAAATTCGGAAGAGGCCGTAGTTTCAATTACTGAGGACTCGGTTACCGTGCTTGAAACCTATAACTACAACTTCGGTTGGGTTAAGAAAAATAAGAGTGAGTCTGCACGGTTCCGTTTGCGAAATGATGGCAACTATCCCTTTTATATAAATGATATTGATACCTGGGGAAAATATTTTAGCCACACAGAAAACTGCGGCGGAGTTTTGTGGCCGGGGCAGTCTTGTCGAGCAACAGTCAAATTTGCTCCTAAAAAAGTGGGATCATGGAGTGGTTCCCTGCGTTTTGATCTGGTCGGCAGATCGGACATCAACGTCAACCTGAGTGGCTGGTGCTACAATTACTAG
- a CDS encoding cysteine hydrolase family protein yields MNLNTALVIVDVQANMFAPENCIHGADELLENLQKLLYLSRASNTQVIFIQNNGKPGDPDEERTEGWLIHPELSIENGDLIVQKKLADPFTETELHSVLKKKGIQKLIIAGLQSEFCIEATCRKAADLGYGVTLVSDTHSTYASNGETAEQIKDRVNKSLKDIVTLWRVSDLEL; encoded by the coding sequence ATGAATTTGAATACGGCTCTTGTCATTGTCGATGTCCAAGCAAATATGTTTGCACCCGAAAACTGTATACATGGTGCAGATGAGCTTTTGGAAAACCTTCAAAAGCTTTTGTACTTATCGCGTGCATCGAACACACAAGTGATCTTCATTCAAAATAATGGGAAACCTGGTGATCCAGATGAAGAACGGACGGAGGGCTGGTTGATCCATCCTGAACTTTCCATCGAAAATGGCGATCTGATTGTTCAAAAGAAACTGGCAGATCCCTTTACGGAAACAGAACTTCATAGTGTGCTTAAGAAAAAAGGCATTCAAAAGTTGATCATCGCGGGCTTGCAATCAGAGTTCTGTATTGAGGCCACCTGCCGTAAGGCTGCCGATCTTGGTTATGGAGTAACCCTGGTGAGTGATACACACAGCACCTATGCGTCCAATGGTGAAACGGCCGAGCAAATCAAAGATCGTGTGAATAAATCCTTAAAAGACATCGTTACGTTGTGGCGTGTTTCGGATCTGGAACTTTAG
- a CDS encoding RluA family pseudouridine synthase, with amino-acid sequence MSSSNKIPKKYQPKGFEILHDDMDIIVGNKSPGILTVAAKWERENTVHGLLNQWVRKGNPRSNKMVYVVHRLDQATSGVLVFAKTEEVMNWLKDNWKSFNKTYYAIVHGKLDKKSGTIQSYLSEDEDYVVHSSQDADKGKLAITEYTVLKETDKFSLLKINLLTGKKNQIRVHLSEQGHAIVGDTKYGRPTSPFKNLYLHSAELEINHPHTKKRISFKARVPGYFKTLIDFEY; translated from the coding sequence ATGTCATCTTCTAATAAAATCCCTAAAAAATACCAGCCCAAAGGTTTTGAAATCTTGCACGACGATATGGATATTATCGTCGGCAACAAGTCCCCTGGGATTTTAACGGTGGCAGCAAAATGGGAGCGGGAAAATACTGTTCACGGTCTGTTAAATCAGTGGGTCCGCAAGGGCAATCCCCGCTCGAACAAAATGGTTTATGTTGTTCACCGCTTAGACCAAGCGACTTCAGGTGTTTTAGTTTTTGCGAAAACTGAAGAAGTCATGAATTGGCTGAAAGATAATTGGAAGTCTTTTAATAAAACGTACTATGCCATCGTCCATGGGAAACTGGATAAAAAGTCCGGCACAATCCAGAGCTATTTAAGTGAGGATGAAGACTATGTAGTTCACTCAAGTCAAGATGCCGATAAAGGCAAGCTTGCGATCACTGAATACACAGTTTTAAAAGAAACAGATAAGTTTAGTCTTTTAAAAATCAATTTACTGACGGGTAAAAAGAATCAGATTCGCGTGCATTTATCTGAACAAGGTCACGCGATCGTGGGAGATACCAAATATGGTCGCCCCACTTCACCGTTTAAAAATTTGTATTTGCATTCTGCGGAGCTTGAGATCAATCATCCGCACACCAAGAAACGAATCAGCTTTAAAGCTCGTGTTCCGGGGTACTTTAAAACCTTGATCGATTTTGAATACTAA
- a CDS encoding fascin domain-containing protein, which produces MTSQALAGNVPITCAIQTYTGNYVTGVGGGGRVTDVIHTDATKIGSWEKFTLIDSNSGQPIIEYGIQTKTGNFLTAVGGGGRITDVIHSDATQLRDWEKFRVISDFAHE; this is translated from the coding sequence ATGACGTCTCAGGCCCTTGCAGGTAATGTCCCCATCACTTGCGCCATCCAAACCTATACCGGAAATTATGTGACAGGCGTAGGTGGTGGTGGACGTGTGACCGACGTGATTCACACGGATGCAACCAAAATCGGTTCGTGGGAAAAGTTCACTTTGATTGACTCAAACTCAGGACAACCCATTATTGAATATGGCATTCAAACTAAAACTGGAAATTTTCTAACTGCTGTCGGAGGAGGAGGTCGCATTACTGACGTGATCCATTCTGACGCCACTCAACTCCGCGATTGGGAAAAATTTCGCGTGATCTCTGACTTTGCCCACGAATAG
- a CDS encoding polysaccharide deacetylase family protein, translating into MKRFVAMSLAVLSFNSAFAQSEGEVSKLGPVPSNEELIQMQELQTQSFKNPLTDALTWGSCTYAIRVPDKVTRGTIALTFDDGPNPQTTPIILDVLKKHDAKAVFFVLGGKIAGNENLIRRILKEGHHIANHSYNHPNFHTLSDVNAKNQIYQTDKLLRQFTTPKFLRYPYGNSTCAANEYAESIGYNIVGWNIDTCDWAFANTGTVSEKSNKTCQAPASLRSDYAGYVNHVVSQTNGGVLLMHDIHMNTAKSLDRLMTKLEQQGYRFVDLADKNIFPHLNAN; encoded by the coding sequence ATGAAGCGTTTCGTAGCCATGTCTTTGGCAGTTCTGTCGTTCAACTCTGCATTCGCCCAGTCAGAAGGCGAAGTCTCTAAGCTTGGCCCCGTACCCTCCAACGAAGAATTGATCCAAATGCAAGAGCTGCAAACCCAGTCCTTCAAAAACCCATTAACAGACGCTCTTACGTGGGGAAGTTGCACCTATGCGATTCGTGTTCCCGATAAGGTGACTCGTGGTACGATCGCTTTAACATTTGATGATGGTCCAAATCCACAAACGACACCGATTATTTTAGATGTCCTTAAAAAACATGACGCTAAAGCGGTCTTCTTTGTTTTAGGTGGCAAGATCGCGGGGAATGAAAATTTGATCCGTCGTATTCTTAAAGAAGGTCACCATATTGCCAATCACTCTTACAACCATCCTAACTTTCACACTTTGTCGGACGTGAATGCTAAAAATCAGATTTATCAAACAGATAAATTGCTAAGACAGTTCACAACACCTAAGTTTTTGCGTTACCCCTATGGAAATTCAACGTGCGCAGCGAATGAGTATGCGGAGTCCATTGGTTATAATATCGTAGGTTGGAATATCGATACGTGTGATTGGGCGTTCGCTAACACCGGAACGGTTTCTGAGAAATCTAATAAAACTTGCCAAGCTCCAGCAAGTCTTCGTTCTGACTATGCAGGCTATGTGAATCACGTTGTCAGCCAAACCAATGGTGGCGTTTTATTAATGCACGATATTCATATGAACACGGCAAAAAGCTTGGATCGTTTGATGACGAAACTTGAACAACAAGGCTATCGATTCGTTGATCTAGCTGATAAAAATATCTTTCCACATCTAAACGCGAACTGA